The following nucleotide sequence is from Clupea harengus unplaced genomic scaffold, Ch_v2.0.2, whole genome shotgun sequence.
CATCATACTTTAAGCTGACTAGCTAAACATCTAAACACAAAACCTCCACTTTTCATATTGACAACTGGGCAGAGGTAACAcgtaaacatttctcaaaatattATACATATAGATACGTATATTTAGTGTCTACTCGTGTTATTGACAAGGGTCTCAACTCTGTTTACAACTCTTTATATTAATGGAAACATTCCGGCCATCGCTGGCCACTATGATGtcaagagggagagtgggggcgTGGCTGTGcggagagtgtgagagcgaggATGAGGGGAGCAAACACTAGCAGCTTTTTGGAAAAAAGGGGTTATGTAAGACAACATCAAACTATATCGGTATAAATGGTATTGTCTCATCCTATATCTCATAAGGTCAAACCTTATATACCGACATATCACCCAGCCGTAAATGCATGCAATGTTGTGTTGGCATAGGTCCTCTTAATGTGCCTGCTGTACTCTATCCAGGCATTTTCCAGACCACagtttttgtctgtgttcagtgtggtctGGACACCCTCAGGAGGGATTTATTTTGGGTTAGGGTTGTCTCAATGAGCATCAGTCTAAATGATGTTAACAGTTTTGCTTTTATTGAGAAAACTGAGCTGAAAGAATTAAACCAGAAGCAAAAACTGAGATTTAAACAAGAATCACTAGGGACATCATACTCTCTGAAATCGGACTTTCCCTGACTTCATCCACATAACTTTAAATGACGGGGATCAAATAGAGACATTTTTACTTAACCCTTTGACTGAAGCTGTTGCTGAATGTCAGATGACAGTGCTTCCTCTCTTACTTCATCTAAACCACTCCCCCATGGCTCGCTGATTGGCCTGGTCAAAAATCTGTCAGCCCATTTTTTTTGTCACTCTGGGATTTCCAGGCCGGGGTAAATTCAAAGTGAAAATGATGCTTGCAAGATATAGTCCGGATTGTATTTTACACATGCGTAGCGTCTGCCAAAATACTCTGCTCCTTTTAAAAACCCATAAAAAGAGGAGCAGTGGTTTCCAGCAGCAGGTTGGCTCCTTCCAAGCACTCACCTCCGCCCTTCGCAGAACATCGCAGCACACATCCACGACTAGATTATAGAGATTAGCGATTCGAGATTACTGAGGACATCTGGGTCAGGGCcagttgaaatgaaatgattgaGTCAAGCGAAAGTCtgtagtgcattgcaatgcagcACAGGTTTAAATGAGAAAAGTGATAATTTcacactgaaaaaaattatCTCGCTTGCAAGCAATTTTAGATGTAAGATACTGTTTAGAATACGTTTTTAAAGGTCCTAGCCTGTAAATGaacatatattttgtattgtgagtgatattttatttaatttttctcAAGGGAGGATCTTCGATCCTAATAAACACTGTGGAGTTCTGGACCCAGAAACCAAAAGGCCCTGCACCCGATCTCTCACTTGCAAGGTTGGCAGTTGTCCAACTCATTTTGCTTAGCTTGTGTTCTTTGTGTTCTgtactctgtgtttttttttgtgttagtTTTCCAGGGAACTGTATGGCACAACACtcctgttgtgttctgtcttcTCAGTTCCTCATTATGCTGTGATGGCTCAGGTTAAACCAAGTGCTTCTGGATAaagacttctgtgtgtgtgtgtgtgtgtgtgtgtgtgtgtgtgtgtgtgtgtgtgtgtgtgtgtgtcagactcacTCCCTGACCCATCGGCGTGCTGTACCTGGGAGGAAGAAAAACTTTGACATCCTCCTGGCCGAACACAAAGGACGAGCAAAGGAGAAGGAGGTTGGACAGAAACAGGATACTCAGACAGGCGGCCAGCCCACCCAATCGCACGACACTACTCCAAGCGGGCCTGCCCACTGCCCCAATGGCAAAACCACTTCCACTTTGCGGCTACgtctggcaaacacacacatccacaggtATACAACCATTAATGTTTCAGGTGTCCTGTGCTAATTATTTGTGAGCGATTGGACAGAATTCTCATAAATGACCTGTGTGAAATTAGTTGTTTGTTCTAATTGTAGTGGTTAGGCATATGTGGAAGTGGGAGCTGTTTTCTTTCAACTGATCATCTTTTGAATCAAAATACTTCACACTCTGTTTCCCTTTTTCATCTCTAGTCAAAGCGATTTCACTTATTTATGATGAGTACCAGTGACGACAAATCTCCTTCAAACTCTTGACAGGTCTGTGGGCAGTCGGGGCGCTGTGATGCTGAACTCCACCCCGGTGCCTGCCGCGGACCCTGTGCCACGCTGGCAGAGGGCAGCTGCGGAAAGCCGCCTGTCCAGTGATGAGGGTGAGACGGAGGCGTCCGAGGACCTAGAGAAACCAGCCTGCCATTACTCTCCGCGCCATCCGGACCCAATGAGTGTAAGAACCAAAATATACgatccctgtctctccccaggCCTCAAGCCAGTTGTCTGTTGGCTTGTAcaatccctgtctctccccaggCCTCAAGCCAGTTGTCTGTTGGCTTGTACgatccccatctctccccaggCCTCAAGCCAGTTGTCTATTGGCTTGTTGTCTCGCCGCGCCAGATGTGACTTTGGAActgctgttttctgttttaaatgTGCCACATTACCTTTGAGCTCTTCCCTTGGGAGGTGTTGTTTTTTGCTTTAGACCCTTCACACACTGAACCTGCTAATCATTCATTCCTATTTTTAGACCACACTACCCCATAATTGTCTCTACATGTATATTGTAATTGTAACACAGGGTAATATAGTAGGCTAACATCATATTAGGTTGTGCAGCCTTCAGTATTGTTTGCCTTTCTTATTTAGCTGGCACTTCTGACCAAAGTGACTCATAGCAGAGGGACTGTATccgggtgtgtgtctgttctcgtACTCCCCAGTGAAATTGAGCTTCATGCCATACATGTGCGAGCACCATTTTCCAAATCAGAAATTCAAGGAAGAAATtcactctttctgttctctgttgtCTTGGGCAGTGCTGTGCCTTCAACAGTAGGCTGATGGGGAGAGGCCATTATGTGTTTGATCGGCGCTGGGACAAGATCCGACTGGTGTTGCACTCCATGGTAGAGAAGCATGTGAACTCTCAGATGTGGAAGTAAGTTAGAAAGACTCTAAATCATAAAAAAACGTAATAGTGTTTCTTTTGGTAATAGGTAAAAAAACTGAGAAGATAATATTAAAAGCATCAAAACTCTCAGTGTTCTAGTGCTGACCAATATCTCTATGGTCATTGCTGACCATCTGATGTTAATCTGTCTTATTGGTGCAGGAAGGTACCCTTGGCAGCAGAGAGTTTTGCCAGCAACTCCCCCAGCCTATCCGATTCTTCCTCTTCTGGTTCGggtgttctctcctctcccctgtttGCCTCTCctgctgtccctctgtctctggagGGTGTCTCCGTCGTCTCCTACTCCACAGCCTTCCCCCATAACGGAGGTGGGATCTTCTGCATCAGGGACCCCGACCCGCCGACTCcagcgtcctcctcctcctccttgtcttcTGCCAAACTGCCTCGGACTAAACCTGCAAAGTCCCCCAGGGCCCAGAGTGAGGGGCCGGGAACTAAGAGGCGCAAGGCCTCCGTGGGGAGCACCCCCCGGAAGAACGGAAACGGctaccacccacccccacctcctccaccaaccCCTCAAGGCTCCTCCATCATCAGTAATGGCACAGCCACCCTCTGCATCAAGAGCAAGTCCCCTGGTCGGATAGGGCAGGGACTCAAGGACTCTGGCAGGTACGCAAGTGGTGGGCAGGTGGGCGCAGGCAGCTCGCTCCCAGGCGACCACGCGCTTTCCACGCACAGCCCCGCGCTGTTTGGTGCCATGGCAATGGActgcaggaagaggaagagctcGGGCTCTGGGGAAAAACCGGAGAAGGTGACCAAGACGGCAGGGCTGGATGGCATCTTCAGGAAGAGCGGCTTGAGCCTTCTGGCCCCGCTGCCCGAGTCGCCGCACAATCCTCACCTTCGGCAGGTATGCCTCGACTGTGCCTCTTGACTTCCACTAGGAGCGTTCTTACTATTACCTGTTCATTTCTGTCTAGCTTATCTCAcaatttgtttctctctgtctctttgccaGCCCAAGGTGCACCACTGACTTAATGGATCATCAAAAGGAGAACAGGATGATGCTCAGCCCAAACAGACTGTTTACTCTACAGCCTCCAAGCCCTTCCTCTGCCTGTCTTACAGGGTTTACTGGAATTGACTGATAGACCAGAGCAGTAAAGCTGTGTGCCCATCGTCTATCGAAGGTTAGGTCCTCGTTGGTTGTCAGTGGAGCCCTGTGGGGGAGTCGGGCTGCACTGGCCGTCctcagaaagaaaataaataaatggggtCCCGTTGGTACTAAAAGTTCTCCCCGCAGCTGAACTGCACTTTCAGCCGCTACGCTACAAAGCTTGTGGGGTTCCCATGGATGCCGCATAAATGCCCGTCTACACGTGTACAGATCAAGActctgagggaaaaaaaactgtcagcAGAGCGGACatgctttgtttcttttgaCACCACTTTTGCCGCTgaactttttgtttgtttgtttgtttggctcaTACCGCTATTATATAGCAATCCATTTGATGATCTCGCCTTGCTGGAGATGTTGGGACAAAAGAAAGgattggagaggagagacgtGTCTTGTGCGTCATCTGATTTCTTCCGTGAGCTGTGACGAGCTTGAGGGACCCCTCACATCATGCCTGAAACCTTTCTACCATGTACCGTATTGCACATGCGTGTACACGTACATgggtatgtgtacacacacacacacacacacacacacacacacacacatacacacacacatacacacacacacacaggcacacacaaaaaggctCTGGAATGGAAAAAGCCTCTCCACCATGCCTATCTAAAGTGCACTTAATTCTCTTCCCACCTGGACCATAGAACAGGTGGCAGAGAGAACAACATGAACTTTCAACCAAGGGAATTCTTTACCGACACTGTTTGGCAAGATTATTTTTAACAGAAATAGGATaaattcaggtttttttttttttttttcaagtatttcaGTTATGTCGCAAGCATTGcaagaaaacaaaatgtcagGACTTGCGCCTAAATGGAAAACAACATAAGGAAGTGTTGGATTTTGTATGATAATTTATcatttctttattcattttctaACTGACTAGTGTAGGGCTTAAGATGAGCAAAAGTATATTTGTATGTCATTTTAAAAGTTGAAAGTATTATTATAGAGTTCGTattgttggaaaaaaaaaagtgtacatATCTTTctattattttttgtatttattattaatgtATAAAAAATCCCACCTCCCTGCGTGTCACAAATACTAAAATCCCCAAAGAAATCTATCTTGCTTTCTTTTGCAAGATACTTATTTTTAAAAATCccactgtcatttcaaatgtcCCATTGCTGTGTCACTCAGCTTTACCTAGTGGTTTAAATCCAATTATAATACTGCGGTTTGTAGGCATGTGTAATAATGAATCATTATTGGTTTAAGGCACATGCACTCTAACTCAACCTTATTCATATATTTCCTTGGTGTGGATTGATTGGATCAGCATGATCACCTTAATAGTCAATTTTAGTACTTGCCCCTTTGCACTTTGTCATATATACCAGAAATTTGATCTGGTCTTATTTATAGAAAACAAGATATTTcaaacatatatattatatagaaaGACAAATGTTTGTACAGTTTTTCGTTTTGTTTGTCTGATCCCCCAGATTAAATATTCTGTGTGAATTTCACCCATTGACATGTCGGCGCTTACCTTTCTGCCTTGCTAAAGAGCTAGACTCACCGCACGCCATGGCTGAAAGCTCAGCCTTCAAGCCTTTGTGATCTCCATGTAAAGTGCTTCCACTCCCAGACTCAGGTGATGGAAGTAGAGTAGAGGGAGTTACTTTCCCAAAGTAAGCTCTTTGCGATCATGTTTTCATCTTCAGAGCATTGTGCTAATCCTATTGGCTCTTATCTCTGAGACGTCAGTATCAGCCTCCCATAGAAACACTGATTTGGATATATGGAATATACTGATATTTCCTGCAGTCTTATTTCTCTCAACAGGCACACATATACTGTCTGTCTCATAAAAAGACCAAAGCAGATATGAGTTTTTAAAGTGATTAATTGTTATGGTCAGGTGTTATTTGACTCCACAGTCGTTTTGGTAGTTAGACATCTTGGGTATTTGTACCATTCACCTCTTGGGCAGTTAAGTGTACTTGGGTAATTAAATGAGAGTAAATTGAATGTTCACAACTTCCTTTCTCTGCAAGCTGATTTGTTGTGATTCCTGTTTGCTAGCTGGGGTTGTGTCACCTGAATATGGAAAATAATTTTGTCCCTTATGCACCTTTTTGATCTACTTTGTAAACTTTGGTCTGGTATTGTTCAGAATGTCCCCTCTTTATCTTCAGTTGAAGGCCTCTGATTTCAGAGATATATAATATAGACAGGCGTCTAATAGTTTGTCTTTAGAAGTATACGTTGGAAgaaatgtatatttgtttgtaatTAAATGACAGTTATACATATAGGCCATGGTTCTGTGGCGTGTCCACtgtgatatatatttatatttttaatcAGCATTCATATTCTTGATCTAATTATCTATTTGAGGAGCACATCCACTCTTAGGACTTGCGCTTTTCATAGTGCAAATGGGACTTCATTGATATTAGCATTTGCATGCCACTA
It contains:
- the atxn7l1 gene encoding ataxin-7-like protein 1 isoform X1, which gives rise to MATLDRQLPSLDTFMCKPWSIFTDATESLYSDSALIAENQGKHFLNKKEVMKLNREDMHLFGQFPTHDEFLLVVCNVCEQVIKPQGFLTHYERRHGSPSGSRAPLVPMKPKESVSHSGLEALPFRVPRDYPHSRFSKAPLAVYPPKGARAKACVSLPVVSLEKMPCFGRAEGSNIKVSSSSAAPSTSSFPYSSSSSSAASSQSPAASLKSSLASHKPQEKFVNGRGPATPRSTTPPSAPDGRRSPSRSPLDKRPTPSPSAQDRRPSASPSPSSLDRRPSASPSPSSLDRRPSAPPSPLERKHQNGTKGTRNKRVSGRIFDPNKHCGVLDPETKRPCTRSLTCKTHSLTHRRAVPGRKKNFDILLAEHKGRAKEKEVGQKQDTQTGGQPTQSHDTTPSGPAHCPNGKTTSTLRLRLANTHIHRSVGSRGAVMLNSTPVPAADPVPRWQRAAAESRLSSDEGETEASEDLEKPACHYSPRHPDPMSCCAFNSRLMGRGHYVFDRRWDKIRLVLHSMVEKHVNSQMWKKVPLAAESFASNSPSLSDSSSSGSGVLSSPLFASPAVPLSLEGVSVVSYSTAFPHNGGGIFCIRDPDPPTPASSSSSLSSAKLPRTKPAKSPRAQSEGPGTKRRKASVGSTPRKNGNGYHPPPPPPPTPQGSSIISNGTATLCIKSKSPGRIGQGLKDSGRYASGGQVGAGSSLPGDHALSTHSPALFGAMAMDCRKRKSSGSGEKPEKVTKTAGLDGIFRKSGLSLLAPLPESPHNPHLRQPKVHH
- the atxn7l1 gene encoding ataxin-7-like protein 1 isoform X2, with the translated sequence MHSKNQRRHGSPSGSRAPLVPMKPKESVSHSGLEALPFRVPRDYPHSRFSKAPLAVYPPKGARAKACVSLPVVSLEKMPCFGRAEGSNIKVSSSSAAPSTSSFPYSSSSSSAASSQSPAASLKSSLASHKPQEKFVNGRGPATPRSTTPPSAPDGRRSPSRSPLDKRPTPSPSAQDRRPSASPSPSSLDRRPSASPSPSSLDRRPSAPPSPLERKHQNGTKGTRNKRVSGRIFDPNKHCGVLDPETKRPCTRSLTCKTHSLTHRRAVPGRKKNFDILLAEHKGRAKEKEVGQKQDTQTGGQPTQSHDTTPSGPAHCPNGKTTSTLRLRLANTHIHRSVGSRGAVMLNSTPVPAADPVPRWQRAAAESRLSSDEGETEASEDLEKPACHYSPRHPDPMSCCAFNSRLMGRGHYVFDRRWDKIRLVLHSMVEKHVNSQMWKKVPLAAESFASNSPSLSDSSSSGSGVLSSPLFASPAVPLSLEGVSVVSYSTAFPHNGGGIFCIRDPDPPTPASSSSSLSSAKLPRTKPAKSPRAQSEGPGTKRRKASVGSTPRKNGNGYHPPPPPPPTPQGSSIISNGTATLCIKSKSPGRIGQGLKDSGRYASGGQVGAGSSLPGDHALSTHSPALFGAMAMDCRKRKSSGSGEKPEKVTKTAGLDGIFRKSGLSLLAPLPESPHNPHLRQPKVHH